A window of the Hordeum vulgare subsp. vulgare chromosome 5H, MorexV3_pseudomolecules_assembly, whole genome shotgun sequence genome harbors these coding sequences:
- the LOC123452644 gene encoding uncharacterized protein LOC123452644 isoform X1 codes for MDTGKDPPRHRRLRKASDLRTAAAYPPPKRMRPGEEHNSCREDKMSSLPDDMLILIIDKLDAWTATITTILSKRWRDLYTHSHTCYNLMVDDILPPRYHRLKQIVVEAGYEAEKNALKSDRSHASRDQLYSFKYWKWKVRLLTPILQRYERWAMRRYVKRVNAFLLSPNNVQRCSIQKLRFQACGTSYFTDQWITEAIGRWGVEDLELVIDNSFWRYDFRLLDGCKNVRLKRLVLSDCYHCFAPNSLTFQRLTSLTLCKESSHMPRVDDILANCMQLVDLRLKDCSSRQASFHLFVPNSKLKRLQLDNYNTVGVYLSLVPYLETFACRGQPTILYYGVVPRLRHASLNFLQTGDDGEDDSSGSNRTYRLSKFFLGEPPQLEYLVLQLRGRQMWIELTTIPDQLNHLKKLFIANVPMNWDTFWILHLLAAAPALESLHVHFDDNSEKAGATGSPDVQAEHHQHHNHLKELVVIGFDGAAWQTCFVKRVMQASPILECVHLLDGHVVEDEERDGPPPPPAAGSGTSARDRRCSETSQTGLVGRISK; via the exons ATGGACACGGGCAAAGACCCTCCACGCCACCGCCGGCTGAGGAAGGCCTCCGACctccgcaccgccgccgcctacCCGCCCCCGAAACGG ATGCGTCCGGGCGAGGAGCACAACAGTTGCCGCGAGGACAAGATGAGCAGCTTACCTGACGATATGTTAATCTTGATCATCGACAAGCTTGATGCATGGACAGCGACAATCACCACTATCCTTTCGAAGCGATGGCGGGATCTCTATACACACTCGCACACATGTTATAACCTTATGGTTGATGACATTCTCCCTCCACGGTACCACAGACTGAAGCAAATTGTGGTGGAGGCAGGGTATGAGGCAGAGAAGAATGCACTGAAGTCGGACCGCAgtcatgcttctagagaccagttATATTCCTTCAAATACTGGAAGTGGAAAGTCCGCCTGCTAACACCCATCCTGCAGCGTTATGAGCGTTGGGCCATGCGACGCTATGTTAAACGGGTGAATGCATTCCTTCTGTCTCCCAACAATGTTCAGCGGTGTTCTATCCAGAAGCTGAGGTTTCAAGCCTGTGGGACGAGCTATTTCACTGATCAATGGATTACTGAGGCGATTGGCAGATGGGGCGTTGAAGATTTGGAGCTTGTCATTGACAACTCTTTCTGGCGCTATGACTTCCGGCTGTTGGATGGATGCAAGAATGTGCGACTGAAACGGCTTGTGCTATCCGATTGTTATCATTGTTTTGCACCCAACTCCTTGACGTTTCAGAGGCTCACATCACTTACTCTCTGCAAAGAAAGTTCACATATGCCACGCGTTGATGATATTCTGGCAAACTGCATGCAGCTGGTGGATTTGAGGCTGAAAGATTGTAGTTCTCGCCAAGCTTCTTTTCATCTCTTTGTTCCTAACTCAAAGTTAAAGAGACTGCAATTGGACAACTACAACACTGTGGGTGTCTACCTTAGTTTGGTGCCTTATCTTGAAACATTTGCTTGTCGTGGTCAGCCAACTATACTATACTATGGCGTGGTGCCTCGACTTAGGCATGCGAGTTTGAACTTCTTGCAAACTGGAGATGACGGCGAGGATGATTCCTCCGGTAGCAACAGGACATATCGACTAAGCAAATTCTTTTTAGGGGAGCCGCCACAGCTAGAGTACCTTGTTCTGCAGTTAAGAGGGCGTCAG ATGTGGATTGAACTAACCACCATTCCCGACCAGCTCAATCATCTCAAGAAACTATTCATTGCAAACGTGCCAATGAACTGGGATACATTCTGGATTCTCCACCTACTTGCTGCCGCACCTGCCCTGGAGTCGCTCCATGTTCAT TTTGACGACAACTCAGAGAAGGCGGGCGCAACAGGATCACCAGATGTGCAAGCGGAACACCATCAGCACCACAATCACCTGAAAGAGCTCGTGGTCATCGGCTTCGACGGGGCGGCGTGGCAGACATGCTTTGTGAAGCGGGTCATGCAGGCGTCGCCGATCCTGGAGTGCGTCCACCTGCTGGACGGGCATGTTGTCGAGGACGAAGAGCGGGAtggtccgccgccgccacccgccGCCGGTAGTGGCACGAGCGCGAGAGATCGGAGGTGCTCGGAGACCTCGCAGACGGGATTAGTTGGCCGCATCTCGAAATAG
- the LOC123452644 gene encoding uncharacterized protein LOC123452644 isoform X2 — translation MRPGEEHNSCREDKMSSLPDDMLILIIDKLDAWTATITTILSKRWRDLYTHSHTCYNLMVDDILPPRYHRLKQIVVEAGYEAEKNALKSDRSHASRDQLYSFKYWKWKVRLLTPILQRYERWAMRRYVKRVNAFLLSPNNVQRCSIQKLRFQACGTSYFTDQWITEAIGRWGVEDLELVIDNSFWRYDFRLLDGCKNVRLKRLVLSDCYHCFAPNSLTFQRLTSLTLCKESSHMPRVDDILANCMQLVDLRLKDCSSRQASFHLFVPNSKLKRLQLDNYNTVGVYLSLVPYLETFACRGQPTILYYGVVPRLRHASLNFLQTGDDGEDDSSGSNRTYRLSKFFLGEPPQLEYLVLQLRGRQMWIELTTIPDQLNHLKKLFIANVPMNWDTFWILHLLAAAPALESLHVHFDDNSEKAGATGSPDVQAEHHQHHNHLKELVVIGFDGAAWQTCFVKRVMQASPILECVHLLDGHVVEDEERDGPPPPPAAGSGTSARDRRCSETSQTGLVGRISK, via the exons ATGCGTCCGGGCGAGGAGCACAACAGTTGCCGCGAGGACAAGATGAGCAGCTTACCTGACGATATGTTAATCTTGATCATCGACAAGCTTGATGCATGGACAGCGACAATCACCACTATCCTTTCGAAGCGATGGCGGGATCTCTATACACACTCGCACACATGTTATAACCTTATGGTTGATGACATTCTCCCTCCACGGTACCACAGACTGAAGCAAATTGTGGTGGAGGCAGGGTATGAGGCAGAGAAGAATGCACTGAAGTCGGACCGCAgtcatgcttctagagaccagttATATTCCTTCAAATACTGGAAGTGGAAAGTCCGCCTGCTAACACCCATCCTGCAGCGTTATGAGCGTTGGGCCATGCGACGCTATGTTAAACGGGTGAATGCATTCCTTCTGTCTCCCAACAATGTTCAGCGGTGTTCTATCCAGAAGCTGAGGTTTCAAGCCTGTGGGACGAGCTATTTCACTGATCAATGGATTACTGAGGCGATTGGCAGATGGGGCGTTGAAGATTTGGAGCTTGTCATTGACAACTCTTTCTGGCGCTATGACTTCCGGCTGTTGGATGGATGCAAGAATGTGCGACTGAAACGGCTTGTGCTATCCGATTGTTATCATTGTTTTGCACCCAACTCCTTGACGTTTCAGAGGCTCACATCACTTACTCTCTGCAAAGAAAGTTCACATATGCCACGCGTTGATGATATTCTGGCAAACTGCATGCAGCTGGTGGATTTGAGGCTGAAAGATTGTAGTTCTCGCCAAGCTTCTTTTCATCTCTTTGTTCCTAACTCAAAGTTAAAGAGACTGCAATTGGACAACTACAACACTGTGGGTGTCTACCTTAGTTTGGTGCCTTATCTTGAAACATTTGCTTGTCGTGGTCAGCCAACTATACTATACTATGGCGTGGTGCCTCGACTTAGGCATGCGAGTTTGAACTTCTTGCAAACTGGAGATGACGGCGAGGATGATTCCTCCGGTAGCAACAGGACATATCGACTAAGCAAATTCTTTTTAGGGGAGCCGCCACAGCTAGAGTACCTTGTTCTGCAGTTAAGAGGGCGTCAG ATGTGGATTGAACTAACCACCATTCCCGACCAGCTCAATCATCTCAAGAAACTATTCATTGCAAACGTGCCAATGAACTGGGATACATTCTGGATTCTCCACCTACTTGCTGCCGCACCTGCCCTGGAGTCGCTCCATGTTCAT TTTGACGACAACTCAGAGAAGGCGGGCGCAACAGGATCACCAGATGTGCAAGCGGAACACCATCAGCACCACAATCACCTGAAAGAGCTCGTGGTCATCGGCTTCGACGGGGCGGCGTGGCAGACATGCTTTGTGAAGCGGGTCATGCAGGCGTCGCCGATCCTGGAGTGCGTCCACCTGCTGGACGGGCATGTTGTCGAGGACGAAGAGCGGGAtggtccgccgccgccacccgccGCCGGTAGTGGCACGAGCGCGAGAGATCGGAGGTGCTCGGAGACCTCGCAGACGGGATTAGTTGGCCGCATCTCGAAATAG
- the LOC123452645 gene encoding casein kinase 1-like protein HD16, giving the protein MPELRSGVRRARLRSSRLEDVQAADQVAAPVLPAPRGRGGRRGGGAAGRGNKKAVAAGRGRPAPKARGKRVEAIDLADQPFEDIPEAIVGEAVAGTAQQVLGLNKVADRAANFKMEGASGDRLAAAEDEATTTPVPERVQVGGSPEYITDRKLGKGGFGQVYVGRRITGGASRTGPDAYEVALKLEHRRSKGCSYGPPFEWQVYQSLNGCYGIPSVHYKGRQGDYYILVMDMLGPSLWDVWNSMGQAMSSHMVACIAVESISILEKLHSKGFVHGDVKPENFLLGQPGSPDEKKLFLIDLGLASKWKKASSSQHVEYDQRPDIFRGTIRYASVHAHLGRTGSRRDDLESLAYTLIFLIRGRLPWQGFQGDNKSFLVCKKKMATSADVLSCFCPPPFKHFLEMVTNMKFDEEPNYAKLISLFDSLIEVPASRPIRIDGALKVGQKRGRMVVNLEEEEQPKKKVRLGSPATQWISVYNARRPMKQRYHYNVADSRLHQHIEKGNEDGLYISCVASSANFWALIMDAGTGFGSQVYELSQIFLHKDWIMEQWEKNFYITAIAGATNGSSLVVMSKGTPYTQQSYKVSESFPYKWINKKWKEGFHVTSMGTAGNRWGVVMSRNAGYSDQVVELDFLYPSEGLHRRWESGYRITSSAGTPDQAAFILSIPKRKPLDETQETLRTSAFPSNHVKEKWAKNLYIASICYGRTAC; this is encoded by the exons ATGCCAGAGCTGCGAAGTGGTGTTCGGAGAGCTCGTCTGAGGTCCAGCAGGCTTGAAGACGTCCAGGCTGCAGATCAGGTAGCCGCTCCTGTCTTGCCGGCTCCCCGGGGGAGGGGTGGGAGGCGTGGTGGTGGTGCGGCTGGTAGGGGCAACAAGAAAGCAGTTGCCGCGGGAAGAGGAAGGCCAGCTCCAAAGGCTAGAGGAAAGAGGGTCGAGGCTATTGATTTGGCTGACCAGCCTTTTGAGGACATCCCTGAAGCTATTGTTGGAGAGGCAGTTGCAGGCACAGCCCAGCAGGTCCTTGGTTTGAACAAGGTAGCTGACAGGGCCGCCAACTTCAAAATGGAAGGTGCAAGCGGTGACAGACTTGCAGCGGCGGAGGATGAAGCCACGACGACGCCAGTGCCTGAGAGG GTTCAAGTTGGTGGCTCTCCAGAATATATAACTGATAGGAAGTTGGGCAAAGGTGGATTTGGCCAGGTCTATGTTGGCAGAAGAATAACTGGTGGGGCTTCTCGTACAGGCCCAGATGCATACGAG GTTGCACTCAAACTTGAACATCGAAGAAGCAAAGGATGTAGTTATGGCCCCCCGTTTGAGTGGCAGGTTTATCA GTCTCTCAATGGTTGTTATGGCATACCATCAGTCCACTACAAGGGTCGCCAGGGAGACTACTACATTCTT GTCATGGATATGCTTGGTCCTAGCCTCTGGGATGTTTGGAATTCAATGGGACAGGC GATGTCTTCTCATATGGTGGCTTGCATTGCCGTGGAGTCCATATCAATCCTTGAGAAGCTTCATTCCAAAGG CTTTGTCCATGGAGATGTAAAGCCAGAAAACTTTCTGCTTGGTCAACCTGGATCACCTGATGAGAAGAAGCTTTTCCTAATTGATCTTGGTTTAG CATCCAAGTGGAAAAAAGCATCATCCAGTCAGCATGTTGAATATGACCAGAGGCCAGACATCTTTAG GGGAACAATTAGATATGCTAGTGTCCATGCTCATTTAGGCCGGACAGGCAGTAGAAGGGATGATTTGGAGTCACTAGCGTACACCCTTATTTTTTTAATAAGAGGAAGATTACCTTGGCAAGGTTTTCAG GGAGACAACAAGAGCTTTCTTGTTTGTAAGAAGAAGATGGCTACCTCTGCAGATGTTCTGAGTTGCTTTTGTCCACCTCCATTCAAGCATTTTCTTGAGATGGTCACTAATATGAAATTTGATGAAGAGCCAAATTACGCAAAACTCATTTCTCTCTTTGATAGTTTGATTGAAGTGCCTGCTTCAAGACCCATCAGAATTGATGGGGCTCTAAAG GTTGGGCAGAAACGTGGAAGAATGGTTGTAAATCTTGAAGAAGAGGAACAGCCTAAGAAGAAAGTTCGGTTGGGGAGCCCAGCAACTCAATGGATTTCGGTTTATAATGCTAGGCGGCCCATGAAGCAGCG ATACCACTACAATGTAGCTGATTCAAGGTTGCACCAGCATATAGAAAAAGGCAATGAAGATGGCTTGTACATTAGTTGCGTAGCTTCTTCAGCAAATTTTTGGGCTCTCATAATGGACGCTGGGACCGGTTTTGGTTCTCAAGTGTATGAGCTTTCACAAATTTTCCTGCACAAG GATTGGATTATGGAGCAATGGGAAAAGAACTTCTATATAACAGCAATAGCTGGAGCAACCAATGGAAGCTCACTGGTTGTGATGTCCAAAG GAACTCCGTACACGCAGCAGTCATACAAAGTCAGCGAATCTTTTCCTTATAAGTGGATTAATAAAAAGTGGAAAGAAGGTTTTCATGTAACATCCATGGGTACTGCTGGGAACCGTTGGGGAGTTGTCATGTCGAGGAATGCTGGCTACTCTGACCAG GTTGTGGAGTTGGATTTTCTGTATCCAAGTGAAGGACTGCATCGGCGATGGGAGAGTGGCTACAGAATAACTTCATCCGCAGGCACACCTGACCAAGCTGCTTTTATCTTGAGCATACCAAAGAGGAAGCCACTGGACGAGACCCAGGAAACCCTTCGAACTTCTGCCTTCCCTAGTAACCATGTGAAG GAGAAGTGGGCGAAGAACCTGTACATCGCCTCGATCTGCTACGGACGAACTGCGTGTTGA